In the Caballeronia sp. LZ062 genome, one interval contains:
- a CDS encoding colicin transporter: protein MATAASSICALAAVLPQPVNAQTPKPIDPTTAVSTQPLDASQHSSASADSSADAALRADYERRQKALDQRTSENDYRYGVKQHDCYSKFFVNHCLDNARTVMREARQQIRQEQLALDDEQRAERVKERDRQTALKQAQYDAEAPQRAANERANQQAYEDKQRQNALAAAQRDAQAPQRAANQKAYDQKQADYQKKLDEARARGVQDAQEREQKAQRFEQKQQEAAQHRAEVEARQKEAARKQQEKAQQAQQAQQDQLKQQQQGK from the coding sequence ATGGCCACGGCCGCATCGTCGATATGCGCGCTTGCCGCCGTCTTGCCGCAGCCTGTGAACGCCCAGACGCCGAAGCCCATCGACCCGACGACGGCGGTGAGCACACAGCCGCTCGACGCGTCCCAACACAGCTCGGCCAGCGCCGACAGCAGCGCGGACGCCGCTCTACGGGCCGACTACGAGCGGCGCCAGAAGGCGCTCGACCAGCGCACGTCGGAGAATGACTACCGCTACGGCGTGAAGCAGCATGACTGCTACAGCAAGTTCTTCGTGAACCATTGTCTCGACAATGCGCGCACCGTGATGCGCGAGGCGCGTCAGCAGATCCGGCAGGAGCAACTCGCACTGGACGACGAGCAACGCGCCGAACGAGTGAAGGAGCGCGACCGGCAGACGGCGCTGAAGCAGGCGCAGTACGACGCGGAAGCGCCGCAACGCGCGGCCAACGAACGCGCGAACCAGCAGGCGTACGAGGACAAGCAGCGCCAGAACGCACTGGCCGCGGCGCAGCGCGACGCCCAGGCGCCGCAGCGCGCGGCGAACCAGAAGGCTTACGACCAGAAGCAGGCGGACTACCAGAAGAAGCTGGACGAAGCGCGTGCGCGCGGCGTGCAGGACGCGCAGGAACGCGAGCAGAAGGCGCAGCGGTTCGAGCAGAAGCAGCAAGAAGCCGCGCAGCACCGCGCGGAAGTGGAGGCGCGTCAGAAGGAAGCCGCGCGCAAGCAACAGGAAAAGGCGCAACAGGCGCAACAGGCTCAGCAGGACCAGTTGAAGCAACAGCAGCAAGGCAAGTAG
- a CDS encoding RluA family pseudouridine synthase — MTRSSTRRTKDQLKDYSPCATRDDSALPESEGGAGGQAGADAPRTARVPDELAGDRLDKVLAKVFPEFSRSRLQSWIEEGRVLVDGASAKVRQPVPLGATISLVPDLLPEQLAFTPEPVPLDIVYEDETLVVINKPAGMVVHPAAGNWSGTLLNGLLHRYGNAAAGLPRAGIVHRLDKETSGLMVVARTLEAQTDLVRQLQARTVKRRYVAFVWGRMPEDGTIDAPIGRDPRERTRMAVVQSAAGKPARTHFRTIDRATWQGQPVSAIHCDLETGRTHQIRVHCAHVGHPLLGDPVYGRARGKRSVTPLPDGFARQALHAWRLGLVHPLTGKAVHWRADVPDDMTALAAELGFGRDDEAEFDDEDEDEGFVQVYEADDDWEEGDDYEDDEE, encoded by the coding sequence ATGACCCGCTCAAGTACTCGTCGTACCAAAGACCAACTCAAAGATTATAGCCCATGCGCTACCCGTGACGACTCGGCTTTGCCCGAATCGGAAGGCGGCGCGGGCGGGCAGGCAGGCGCCGATGCGCCGCGCACCGCGCGCGTGCCCGACGAACTCGCGGGCGACCGGCTCGACAAGGTTCTCGCCAAGGTTTTCCCGGAATTCTCGCGCAGCCGCCTGCAAAGCTGGATCGAAGAGGGCCGGGTGCTCGTGGACGGCGCGAGCGCGAAGGTGCGCCAGCCCGTGCCGCTCGGCGCCACTATTTCGCTCGTCCCGGACCTGCTGCCCGAGCAACTCGCCTTCACGCCGGAGCCGGTGCCGCTCGACATCGTCTATGAAGACGAGACGCTCGTCGTCATCAACAAGCCGGCCGGTATGGTCGTGCATCCTGCAGCCGGAAACTGGAGCGGCACGCTGCTTAACGGCCTGCTGCACCGGTACGGCAACGCGGCCGCCGGCCTGCCGCGCGCGGGCATCGTGCATCGGCTGGACAAGGAGACCTCGGGACTGATGGTCGTCGCGCGCACGCTCGAAGCGCAAACGGACCTCGTGCGCCAGTTGCAGGCGCGCACGGTCAAGCGCCGCTACGTCGCTTTCGTGTGGGGCAGGATGCCGGAGGACGGCACGATCGACGCGCCCATCGGCCGCGACCCGCGCGAACGCACGCGCATGGCCGTGGTGCAGAGCGCGGCGGGCAAGCCGGCGCGCACGCATTTTCGGACCATCGACCGCGCGACGTGGCAAGGCCAGCCGGTCAGCGCGATCCACTGCGATCTGGAGACGGGCCGCACGCATCAGATTCGCGTGCATTGTGCGCACGTCGGGCATCCGCTGCTGGGCGATCCGGTCTACGGGCGCGCGCGCGGCAAGCGTTCGGTGACGCCGCTGCCCGACGGCTTCGCGCGCCAGGCGCTGCATGCGTGGCGGCTCGGACTGGTTCATCCGCTGACGGGCAAGGCCGTGCACTGGCGCGCCGACGTGCCCGACGATATGACCGCGCTCGCCGCGGAACTCGGTTTCGGACGCGACGACGAAGCGGAATTCGACGACGAAGACGAAGACGAAGGATTTGTGCAGGTCTACGAGGCGGATGACGACTGGGAAGAAGGCGACGATTACGAGGACGACGAAGAATGA
- a CDS encoding DUF465 domain-containing protein codes for MQQRLNAPRQTAVDAGMIRDRIAQLQDEHRGLDTLIDKLSGIDDLELRRLKKRKLKVKDTILLLQLQLDTDPH; via the coding sequence ATGCAGCAACGCTTGAACGCACCCCGACAAACGGCCGTGGATGCCGGCATGATCCGCGACCGGATCGCGCAGTTACAGGACGAGCATCGCGGTCTGGACACGCTCATCGACAAACTGTCCGGCATCGACGACCTCGAGCTGCGGCGCTTGAAGAAGCGCAAGCTCAAGGTGAAAGACACCATACTCCTGCTGCAATTGCAGCTGGACACGGACCCGCACTGA
- a CDS encoding transposase — MLDRRRARAGFLCKGVRIALFFRPCFCRLATKFSNPQGAGSEREQAVGLARITFLREISMTHTVARTQRDAFLDTMDSLLPWPSLCAIVEPHGQAHADTERMLRICLLQSWFGLSDRDCEDALTDSIGLQRFARIDVERGILPDAQAIRQFPSDLQSGERARPLAAEVNRVLAANGIRVKPGAIVNARILADGPGRRDVSAPEMRAGQSAAPPSFGRTYERQSMHVRLARKPATAVCSERAARLVQAISNVRSITGS; from the coding sequence ATGTTGGACCGCCGGCGCGCTCGCGCCGGCTTCCTTTGCAAGGGCGTTCGAATCGCCCTATTTTTTCGTCCATGTTTTTGTCGTTTGGCAACAAAATTTAGCAATCCTCAGGGTGCCGGCAGCGAACGCGAGCAAGCGGTCGGCCTTGCCCGCATCACGTTTTTGCGAGAGATCAGTATGACGCACACCGTTGCCCGCACTCAGCGCGACGCATTTCTCGACACCATGGACTCCCTTCTGCCCTGGCCGAGCCTGTGCGCGATCGTGGAGCCGCATGGGCAGGCGCACGCGGACACGGAGCGCATGCTGCGCATCTGTCTGCTGCAAAGCTGGTTCGGTCTGTCCGATCGCGACTGCGAAGACGCCCTTACCGACAGCATCGGCTTGCAGCGATTCGCACGGATCGACGTCGAGCGCGGCATCCTTCCCGATGCGCAAGCCATCCGGCAGTTTCCCAGCGACTTGCAATCGGGCGAACGCGCGCGGCCGTTGGCAGCCGAAGTGAACCGTGTGTTGGCGGCGAACGGCATCCGCGTGAAGCCGGGCGCAATCGTCAACGCGCGCATTCTGGCGGACGGGCCGGGCCGGCGCGACGTGAGCGCACCCGAAATGCGCGCCGGTCAATCCGCCGCGCCCCCGAGCTTTGGCAGGACATACGAGCGGCAATCGATGCACGTCCGCCTCGCGCGTAAGCCTGCGACCGCCGTCTGCTCTGAGCGTGCCGCGCGGCTCGTTCAAGCCATTTCCAACGTGCGCAGCATCACCGGGAGCTAG
- a CDS encoding acetyl-CoA C-acetyltransferase: MTDVVIVSAARTAVGKFGGSLAKIAAPELGATVIRAVLERAGLKPEQISEVILGQVLTAGSGQNPARQSVIKAGLPEMVPGMTINKVCGSGLKAVMLAANAIIAGDSEIIVAGGQENMSAAPHVLPGSRDGFRMGDAKLIDSMIVDGLWDVYNNYHMGTTAENVAKEYGITREAQDAFAALSQNKAEAAQKSGRFNDEIVPVSIPQRKGEPIQFASDEFVRHGVTAEALAGLKPAFSKEGTVTAANASGINDGAAAVVVMSAKKAEALGLTPLARIKAYASAGVDPKIMGMGPVPASKRCLERAGWSIDDLDLMEINEAFAAQALAVHKQMGWDQEKINVNGGAIAIGHPIGASGCRILVTLLHEMQKRDAKKGLASLCIGGGMGVALAVERP; this comes from the coding sequence ATGACTGACGTAGTGATCGTATCGGCCGCGCGCACAGCGGTCGGCAAATTCGGCGGCTCGCTCGCGAAGATCGCGGCGCCGGAACTGGGCGCTACCGTGATTCGCGCCGTGCTCGAACGCGCGGGTCTCAAGCCCGAACAGATAAGCGAAGTCATTCTGGGCCAAGTGCTGACGGCAGGCTCAGGCCAGAACCCGGCGCGTCAGTCGGTGATCAAGGCGGGCTTGCCCGAAATGGTCCCCGGCATGACGATCAACAAGGTCTGCGGCTCCGGCTTGAAGGCAGTGATGCTCGCCGCCAACGCGATCATCGCGGGCGATTCGGAGATCATCGTCGCGGGCGGTCAGGAGAACATGAGCGCGGCGCCGCACGTGCTGCCGGGTTCGCGCGACGGCTTTCGCATGGGCGACGCGAAGCTGATCGACTCGATGATCGTCGATGGTCTGTGGGACGTCTATAACAACTACCACATGGGCACCACGGCAGAAAACGTCGCAAAGGAATACGGCATCACGCGCGAGGCGCAGGACGCGTTCGCCGCGCTTTCGCAGAACAAGGCCGAAGCTGCTCAGAAGTCGGGCCGCTTCAACGACGAAATCGTGCCCGTGTCGATTCCGCAGCGCAAAGGCGAGCCGATCCAGTTCGCCAGCGACGAATTCGTGCGCCACGGCGTCACGGCCGAAGCGCTCGCGGGACTCAAGCCCGCGTTCTCGAAGGAAGGCACGGTGACGGCCGCGAACGCATCGGGTATCAACGACGGCGCGGCGGCGGTGGTCGTCATGTCGGCGAAGAAAGCCGAGGCGCTCGGTCTCACGCCGCTTGCGCGCATCAAGGCTTACGCGAGCGCGGGCGTCGATCCGAAAATCATGGGCATGGGTCCGGTGCCGGCATCGAAGCGCTGTCTGGAGCGCGCGGGCTGGAGCATCGACGATCTCGATCTGATGGAGATCAACGAAGCGTTCGCCGCGCAGGCGCTCGCGGTCCACAAGCAGATGGGCTGGGATCAGGAAAAGATCAACGTGAACGGCGGGGCGATCGCGATCGGCCATCCGATTGGCGCGTCGGGCTGCCGCATTCTGGTCACGCTGCTCCACGAAATGCAGAAGCGCGATGCGAAGAAGGGCCTCGCGTCGCTGTGCATCGGCGGCGGCATGGGCGTCGCGCTGGCCGTCGAGCGGCCGTAA
- the phaC gene encoding class I poly(R)-hydroxyalkanoic acid synthase: protein MASKTSSTSSRSRSAEESTPAQQPAADNTAGVQQAFEQWLNAWRAVADPAQWAKFSQQTNPAADGSPSGGGASASAPFGGFPFQGFGGLPGALPGTLPGGFPTAFPTIASMPQMPDLTKMNGLAEFAKLASSMPGFGASMQGLPTLPKIPTAAIAPERLHQLQSDYTRDVTELMKQASGQSIDPSALKDRRFKDTAWQSTPAFAFTAAWYLLNARYLQELADAVQSDPKTRERIRFAVQQWAAAAAPSNYLALNPEAQKALIESKGESLRQGMLNLLNDMQRGKISQSDESVFAIGKNVATTEGAVVYENELMQLIQYKPLAPKVYARPLLIVPPCINKFYILDLSPEGSLVRHALESGQQVFMISWRNADQSIADKTWDDYVGDGVMQAMRAVSDISGADKINTLGFCIGGTLLATALAVEKARGNEPAASMTLLTSMLDFSDTGVLDVFVDEAHVAMREQTIGGKNGAPPGLMRGIEFANTFSYLRPNDLVWNYVVDNYLKGRTPQAFDLLFWNSDSTNLPGPMCVWYLRNTYLENKLREPGAVTVLGVPIDLSTITTPTFIYGSREDHIVPWKSAYASAPLLSGPQTFVLGASGHIAGVINPPSKNKRSFWMLDGAGERLPETADAWFDAASEHPGSWWPTWTQWLAKQSGEQQTASAGLGSKDYPVIEAAPGRYVLKRDS, encoded by the coding sequence ATGGCTTCCAAAACATCTTCCACATCTTCCCGCTCCCGTTCCGCCGAAGAAAGCACCCCGGCGCAGCAGCCAGCAGCCGACAACACGGCAGGCGTACAGCAAGCGTTCGAGCAATGGCTGAATGCGTGGCGCGCCGTGGCCGATCCGGCTCAATGGGCCAAATTCAGTCAACAGACGAATCCTGCGGCTGACGGTTCGCCGTCGGGCGGCGGCGCGTCGGCTTCGGCTCCATTCGGCGGTTTTCCGTTCCAGGGTTTCGGCGGTCTGCCAGGGGCGCTTCCAGGCACGCTTCCCGGTGGATTTCCGACCGCGTTTCCCACCATCGCCAGCATGCCGCAGATGCCGGACCTCACGAAGATGAACGGTCTGGCGGAATTCGCGAAGCTCGCGAGCAGCATGCCGGGCTTCGGCGCGTCGATGCAGGGCCTGCCGACCTTGCCGAAGATTCCGACTGCGGCCATCGCGCCCGAGCGCCTGCATCAGCTGCAAAGCGACTACACGCGCGACGTGACCGAACTCATGAAGCAGGCGAGCGGCCAGAGCATCGACCCGTCGGCGCTCAAGGATCGGCGCTTCAAGGACACCGCCTGGCAATCGACACCCGCGTTCGCATTCACGGCCGCGTGGTATCTGCTGAACGCGCGGTATCTGCAAGAATTGGCCGATGCAGTCCAGAGCGACCCGAAGACGCGCGAACGCATTCGCTTCGCCGTGCAGCAATGGGCCGCTGCTGCCGCGCCGAGCAACTACCTCGCGCTCAATCCCGAAGCGCAGAAGGCGCTCATCGAGAGCAAGGGCGAAAGCCTGCGGCAGGGCATGCTGAACCTGCTCAACGACATGCAGCGCGGCAAGATTTCGCAGTCGGACGAATCGGTGTTCGCCATTGGCAAGAACGTCGCGACGACCGAAGGCGCGGTGGTGTACGAGAACGAGCTCATGCAGCTCATTCAGTACAAGCCGCTCGCGCCGAAGGTCTACGCGCGGCCGCTTTTGATCGTGCCGCCGTGCATCAACAAGTTCTACATTCTGGATCTCTCGCCGGAAGGCTCGCTCGTGCGTCATGCGCTCGAATCCGGCCAGCAGGTGTTCATGATCTCGTGGCGCAATGCGGACCAGTCCATCGCGGACAAGACATGGGACGATTACGTCGGCGATGGCGTGATGCAGGCGATGCGCGCTGTCTCCGACATCTCCGGCGCGGACAAGATCAACACGCTCGGCTTCTGCATCGGCGGGACGCTGCTCGCCACGGCGCTCGCGGTCGAAAAGGCGCGCGGCAACGAGCCGGCCGCGTCGATGACCTTGCTCACCTCGATGCTCGACTTCTCCGACACGGGCGTGCTCGACGTGTTCGTCGACGAGGCGCACGTGGCGATGCGCGAGCAGACCATCGGCGGCAAGAACGGCGCGCCGCCGGGACTCATGCGCGGCATCGAGTTCGCCAATACGTTCTCGTATCTGCGCCCGAACGATCTGGTGTGGAACTACGTCGTCGATAACTACCTGAAGGGCCGCACGCCGCAAGCGTTCGATCTGCTCTTCTGGAACAGCGATTCAACGAATCTGCCCGGTCCCATGTGCGTCTGGTATCTGCGCAACACGTATCTGGAGAACAAGCTGCGCGAGCCGGGCGCGGTGACGGTGCTGGGCGTGCCCATCGACTTGTCGACCATCACGACGCCCACATTCATCTACGGTTCACGCGAAGACCATATCGTGCCGTGGAAATCGGCGTATGCTTCGGCGCCGCTGCTGTCCGGGCCGCAGACCTTCGTGCTCGGCGCATCCGGGCACATTGCGGGCGTGATCAATCCGCCGTCGAAGAACAAGCGGAGTTTCTGGATGCTCGACGGCGCGGGCGAGCGCCTGCCGGAGACTGCCGACGCCTGGTTCGACGCCGCGAGCGAGCATCCCGGCAGCTGGTGGCCCACGTGGACGCAGTGGCTTGCGAAGCAGTCCGGCGAGCAGCAGACGGCAAGCGCAGGGCTCGGCTCGAAGGATTATCCTGTGATCGAGGCGGCGCCGGGCCGTTACGTCCTGAAGCGCGACAGTTGA
- a CDS encoding outer membrane protein assembly factor BamD, giving the protein MQRSIKYLALAASVAIVTACHGLPEKTDETATWNNNKLYTEAQDALSGSDWGKCAKYFEALEGRDPFGHFAQQAQINVAYCNWKDGETASADQAIDRFIRLHPDHPDIAYAYYLKGMIHFNDDLGLFGRFSGQDMSERDPKSLRESYDAFKVVVDKYAQSKYAPDAAQRMRYIVNALASHEVHAADYYYRRGAYVAAINRAQLAIREYKNAPATEDALHIMMMSYQRLDQPQLADDTKRVLAATFPDSPYVTGKRRAGTDKPWYQIW; this is encoded by the coding sequence ATGCAGCGATCGATCAAATATCTGGCGCTGGCCGCGAGCGTCGCCATCGTCACGGCCTGCCACGGCCTGCCCGAGAAGACCGACGAAACGGCAACGTGGAATAACAACAAATTATATACGGAGGCCCAGGACGCGCTATCGGGCAGCGACTGGGGCAAGTGCGCCAAGTACTTCGAGGCGCTCGAAGGCCGCGATCCGTTCGGCCACTTCGCGCAGCAGGCGCAGATCAACGTCGCGTACTGCAACTGGAAGGACGGCGAGACCGCCTCTGCCGATCAGGCCATCGACCGTTTCATCCGGCTGCATCCGGATCATCCGGATATCGCATATGCGTACTATCTGAAGGGCATGATCCACTTCAACGACGACCTCGGTCTCTTCGGCCGCTTCTCCGGTCAGGACATGAGCGAGCGCGATCCGAAGTCACTGCGCGAGTCGTATGACGCCTTCAAGGTGGTGGTCGACAAGTACGCGCAAAGCAAGTACGCGCCGGACGCCGCGCAGCGCATGCGCTACATCGTAAATGCCCTCGCGTCGCACGAAGTGCATGCGGCGGATTACTACTATCGTCGCGGCGCGTATGTGGCCGCGATCAACCGGGCGCAACTCGCCATTCGCGAATACAAGAACGCCCCGGCGACCGAAGACGCGCTGCACATCATGATGATGTCGTATCAGCGGCTCGATCAGCCGCAACTCGCCGACGACACCAAGCGCGTGCTCGCGGCGACTTTCCCGGACAGCCCGTATGTCACCGGCAAGCGCCGCGCGGGCACGGATAAGCCCTGGTATCAGATCTGGTAA
- the pgeF gene encoding peptidoglycan editing factor PgeF, translating to MTDSHAETPSALDPEHCLWPQWRVAPRVRAFVTTRAGGVSDAPYDGGAPQAGGLNLGLSTGDAPDAVLENRRRALALTDARDAAWLEQVHGTQVVDAYAVIEARAGGPTRADASVTDRPGIVCVVMTADCLPVLFCDDEGRAVGAAHAGWRGLAGGIVEKTGERVAALAGAPASTLNAYLGPAIGPGAFEVGEDVLEAFVAASRADRRDATAAAFKSGETRGKYFADIYALARLRLAEIGVNASRIHGGTHCTVTEASRFYSYRRDRVTGRMAAMIWLAD from the coding sequence ATGACCGACTCACACGCCGAAACGCCGTCCGCATTGGACCCGGAACATTGCCTCTGGCCGCAATGGCGCGTGGCGCCGCGTGTTCGCGCCTTCGTGACAACGCGCGCGGGCGGCGTGAGCGACGCACCGTATGACGGCGGCGCGCCGCAAGCGGGCGGACTGAACCTGGGCCTATCGACGGGCGACGCGCCCGATGCGGTGCTGGAGAACCGCCGCCGCGCGCTGGCACTGACCGACGCCCGCGATGCCGCGTGGCTCGAACAGGTCCACGGCACGCAGGTAGTGGACGCGTACGCCGTTATCGAAGCGCGCGCTGGCGGGCCGACGCGCGCCGACGCGAGCGTCACGGATCGTCCGGGCATCGTCTGCGTCGTGATGACGGCGGACTGCCTGCCGGTCCTCTTCTGCGATGACGAAGGCCGCGCAGTCGGTGCCGCCCATGCGGGCTGGCGCGGGCTGGCGGGCGGCATCGTCGAAAAGACGGGCGAGCGCGTCGCGGCGCTCGCGGGCGCGCCGGCATCGACATTGAACGCGTATCTCGGACCGGCCATCGGACCGGGGGCGTTCGAAGTCGGCGAAGACGTGCTCGAAGCGTTCGTCGCGGCGAGCCGGGCCGATCGCCGCGATGCGACCGCTGCGGCATTCAAATCAGGAGAAACGCGCGGCAAATACTTCGCGGACATCTACGCGCTCGCGCGTTTGCGCCTCGCCGAAATCGGTGTGAACGCGTCACGCATTCACGGCGGAACGCACTGCACGGTGACGGAAGCATCGCGCTTCTATTCCTACCGGCGCGATCGCGTGACGGGCCGCATGGCCGCGATGATCTGGCTCGCCGATTGA
- a CDS encoding ATP-dependent DNA helicase, whose protein sequence is MNSPAQPSDAASAPLALTNKRSVELDAIFSADGLLARAIDGYRPRASQIEMARSVAAAMEASGRAMPEPAMFEAQRRPARKLGPSDKPHAPDEETADDVGIATAKAAIDGGENTLIVEAGTGTGKTYAYLVPAMLWGGKVIVSTGTKHLQDQLFQRDIPTVRDALAVPVSVAMLKGRANYLCHYYLERTADNGRLPSRQDTSHLQEIVRFAKITRTGDKAELASVPENSPVWPMVTSTRDNCLGQDCPYYKDCFVMQARKEAQQADIVVVNHHLFFADVMLRDTGMAELLPMANTIIFDEAHQLPETATLFFGETLSTTQLLELARDTVAEGLSHARDAADWTKLGAALERAARDLRLAFKEDSARFSLGQLPDEHPLFEALDTLETHLDALAAALSSHAERAESLQALVRRARELQDLLAGWTTPPTPLERAVAGDEDTAQQTAKDEPNEMVRWVEVFSHTVQLHETPLSVAPIFAKQRAGVPRAWIFTSATLSVRGDFTHYAAQMGLNARRSMTLPSPFDYPTQGLLYVPRNLPQPSSPQFTDAVFEAALPVIEAAGGGVFVLCTTLRAVDRISARLRDVIERRGWQNPLLVQGDASRTELLDRFRAYGNAILVGSQSFWEGVDVRGDALSLVVIDKLPFAPPDDPVLAARLDALTKKGLSPFAVHQLPQAVITLKQGAGRLIRAETDRGVLMICDTRLVDKPYGRRIWQSLPPFKRTRELDVVRAFFSDSRSSAVELAD, encoded by the coding sequence TTGAACTCTCCCGCCCAACCGTCCGATGCCGCGAGCGCGCCGCTCGCGCTGACGAACAAACGCAGCGTCGAACTCGATGCCATCTTCTCCGCCGACGGCCTGCTCGCCCGCGCCATCGACGGCTATCGGCCGCGCGCATCGCAGATCGAAATGGCGCGCTCGGTCGCCGCGGCGATGGAAGCGTCCGGCCGCGCCATGCCCGAGCCCGCGATGTTCGAGGCGCAGCGCCGTCCGGCGCGCAAGCTCGGGCCGTCGGACAAGCCGCATGCGCCGGACGAAGAGACTGCCGACGATGTGGGCATCGCGACCGCGAAAGCGGCCATCGACGGCGGCGAGAACACGTTGATCGTCGAGGCCGGCACCGGCACGGGCAAGACCTACGCGTATCTCGTTCCGGCCATGCTGTGGGGCGGCAAGGTCATCGTCTCGACGGGCACGAAGCATCTGCAAGACCAGCTTTTCCAGCGCGACATTCCGACCGTGCGCGACGCGCTCGCCGTGCCGGTCTCCGTCGCCATGCTCAAGGGCCGCGCGAATTATCTCTGCCACTACTATCTGGAGCGCACCGCCGACAACGGCCGGCTGCCGTCGCGGCAGGACACGTCGCATCTGCAGGAGATCGTCCGCTTCGCCAAAATCACGCGCACCGGCGACAAGGCCGAACTTGCGAGCGTCCCCGAGAATTCGCCTGTCTGGCCGATGGTCACGTCCACGCGCGACAACTGCCTCGGTCAGGACTGCCCGTACTACAAGGACTGCTTTGTGATGCAGGCGCGCAAGGAAGCGCAGCAGGCGGACATCGTGGTGGTGAATCACCATCTGTTCTTCGCGGACGTGATGCTGCGCGACACCGGCATGGCCGAACTGCTGCCGATGGCCAACACCATCATCTTCGACGAGGCGCATCAGTTGCCCGAAACGGCGACGCTGTTCTTCGGCGAGACGCTTTCCACGACGCAACTGCTGGAACTGGCGCGCGATACCGTCGCGGAAGGCTTGAGTCACGCGCGTGATGCTGCGGACTGGACCAAGCTCGGCGCGGCGCTGGAGCGCGCGGCGCGTGACCTGCGGCTCGCGTTCAAGGAAGACTCGGCGCGCTTTTCGCTCGGCCAGCTTCCGGACGAGCATCCGCTCTTCGAGGCGCTCGATACGCTCGAAACGCATCTCGATGCGCTCGCGGCGGCGTTGTCGTCGCATGCGGAACGGGCCGAATCGCTGCAGGCGCTCGTGCGCCGCGCGCGCGAGTTGCAGGACTTGCTCGCGGGCTGGACGACTCCGCCGACGCCGTTGGAACGCGCGGTCGCCGGCGACGAAGACACCGCGCAACAAACGGCGAAGGACGAGCCGAACGAGATGGTCCGTTGGGTCGAGGTGTTCTCGCATACGGTGCAGTTGCACGAGACGCCGCTATCGGTGGCGCCGATTTTCGCGAAGCAGCGCGCGGGCGTGCCGCGCGCGTGGATCTTCACGTCGGCGACGCTTTCGGTGCGCGGCGACTTCACGCACTACGCCGCGCAGATGGGCCTGAACGCTCGCCGCTCCATGACGCTGCCGAGCCCGTTCGACTATCCGACGCAAGGGCTGCTGTACGTGCCGCGCAATCTGCCGCAGCCGTCGTCGCCGCAGTTCACGGATGCCGTCTTCGAGGCGGCGCTTCCCGTGATCGAGGCGGCGGGCGGCGGCGTGTTCGTGCTCTGCACGACGCTGCGCGCGGTCGATCGCATTTCGGCGCGCCTGCGCGATGTGATCGAGCGTCGCGGCTGGCAAAACCCGCTGCTCGTTCAGGGCGATGCGAGCCGCACCGAATTGCTGGACCGTTTTCGCGCGTACGGCAACGCCATTTTGGTGGGCAGCCAGAGCTTCTGGGAAGGCGTCGACGTGCGCGGTGATGCGCTTTCGCTCGTCGTCATCGACAAGCTGCCTTTTGCACCGCCGGACGATCCGGTGCTGGCCGCGCGGCTCGATGCGCTCACGAAGAAGGGACTGAGTCCGTTCGCCGTGCACCAGTTGCCGCAGGCGGTCATCACGCTGAAGCAGGGCGCGGGCCGTCTGATTCGCGCGGAAACGGATCGCGGCGTGCTGATGATCTGCGACACGCGCCTCGTCGACAAGCCATATGGACGGCGCATCTGGCAAAGCCTGCCGCCGTTCAAGCGCACGCGCGAACTGGATGTCGTGCGCGCGTTTTTCAGCGATTCGCGCAGCTCGGCGGTGGAACTGGCCGACTAG